A section of the Streptomyces sp. NBC_00178 genome encodes:
- a CDS encoding TetR/AcrR family transcriptional regulator yields MQQTTRADARRNRDALLAAAAEVVAEHGTNASLRDVARRAGVGIGTLYRHFPTRESLLESLLDANFAVLRRRADELISSPDPSEALLVWLRELAAGSATYEGLPESIMDALADEQSALHGACAEMRSAGGRLLERAQQAGDVRSSLTIRAVIAVALGLAWAGQRSQEVLGQVDDLLSAAIGLRVRE; encoded by the coding sequence GTGCAGCAGACGACTCGCGCCGACGCGCGCAGAAACCGTGACGCCCTGCTGGCCGCAGCGGCAGAAGTCGTCGCGGAGCATGGCACGAATGCCTCGCTCCGCGATGTCGCCCGCCGCGCCGGAGTGGGCATCGGTACGCTCTACCGCCACTTTCCCACGCGCGAGTCCCTGCTCGAGTCCTTGCTGGACGCCAACTTCGCCGTACTGCGACGCCGTGCCGACGAGCTGATCTCCTCACCCGATCCGAGCGAGGCGCTCCTGGTCTGGTTGCGGGAACTCGCCGCTGGATCCGCCACGTACGAGGGCTTGCCGGAGTCGATCATGGATGCCCTGGCTGATGAGCAATCAGCCCTGCACGGGGCGTGCGCCGAGATGAGATCGGCAGGTGGACGGCTGCTCGAACGGGCGCAGCAGGCCGGTGATGTTCGCTCCAGCCTGACCATCCGCGCCGTCATCGCCGTCGCGCTCGGTCTGGCTTGGGCGGGCCAGCGGTCGCAGGAGGTGCTGGGCCAGGTCGACGACCTGCTGTCCGCGGCCATCGGGCTCCGGGTCAGGGAGTGA
- a CDS encoding carboxymuconolactone decarboxylase family protein: MDARLNLFGSPLAAQFLKHINSAGKVVSDSGLPDATQELVKIRASQINGCGFCTDMHTKDAAAAGETSTRLHLIAVWREATVFTDAERAALELAEQGTRIADAAGGVSDEAWAAAAKHFDTDQLIALVGLIAVINAYNRLNVIVRQPAGDYRPGMFG, translated from the coding sequence ATGGACGCTCGCTTGAACCTCTTCGGCAGCCCGCTCGCGGCCCAGTTCCTCAAGCACATCAACTCGGCGGGCAAGGTCGTCTCGGACTCGGGACTGCCCGACGCGACCCAGGAACTGGTGAAGATCCGCGCCAGCCAGATCAACGGCTGCGGCTTCTGCACCGACATGCACACCAAGGACGCGGCGGCGGCCGGCGAGACCTCGACCCGCCTCCACCTGATCGCCGTCTGGCGCGAGGCCACGGTGTTCACCGACGCCGAACGCGCGGCCCTGGAACTGGCGGAGCAGGGCACCCGGATCGCCGACGCGGCCGGCGGGGTCTCCGACGAGGCGTGGGCCGCCGCCGCCAAGCATTTCGACACGGACCAGCTCATCGCCCTGGTGGGCCTCATCGCGGTCATCAACGCCTACAACCGGCTGAACGTCATCGTGCGGCAGCCCGCGGGCGACTACCGGCCCGGCATGTTCGGCTGA
- a CDS encoding glycoside hydrolase domain-containing protein, translated as MPQALPGPAGRHRRRLRATVATLLSGALGLAALAGGGAAAAAPHATASAGTSGGTDYTALVDPFVSTAGDDGNDLPGAQAPHGLAKVNPMTTPGRNHSGYDYNEKQIAGFTATNLDGVGGSGGGGDLLVVPTSVQYDKRPVPSTYAHTYSHTDESATPGSYDVGLGAVSGTGASVQRDSGTIEAEMTATTRTALERYRFPAGSKPQLVLDLANNYTSRTRSTLKATTLPDGTSSISGLIAGSFNGAAYQLYYNATTNVPVTSLKSWGSDGKLSDATSRTGSDTGAVLGFDTSDTNDVELRITLSPISAEQAATDQAAEVGHLTFDQARAATKAEWNRTLGAVAVRSSAKSDPGSTLTKEFYTHLYRMYALPVNATSTSGTYRGADGAVHKANGFTYYDGWSTWDDFRKYSVEAYIDPATYRDMIQSLVELFADTRTSGKSLGSLTHSVPTVRWERSAVLVADALSKGFKNFDRLDEAYPALLSYSGYYTGAQLRQGYVTGDPGTTVQRGYDQWALAVIADALGRKDDAKKLRAQSTMAIDNLVKAGAWTASDGTEVGLLTPRAAGGDWQSADYEKFEAAGLYQGTLWQYHWYDAYDMDRLIKAMGGAKAGKAAVKHMFGEDSAVDDGSTMLHSNANEIDLQAPYLFNYVGEPSLTQKWVRSIYTGSTWNRYIATGSSNEAPSSGGQFTPPVKTQVYKLSPNGFLPTMDNDAGTMSTMFVGAALGLFPVTAGSSQFQIGSPFFDSTTITYANGTRFTVKADGVSPDDYYVQKATLNGSRFDNTWLDYSQIIAGGTLDFTMGSKPSQWGAHTKPAYSLSTSTGDGGTGTGKGDTVVSARPGTVSATADGKLGGSVQLTLSGPATFAARTGTSLTKTGAATVTGLPAGVTADLRVSGSRTATLSLSGTTKTDARLGITFQDAAFAHGVKASTVRGTGISPTDPLLVSAAAVHRKALGAFVAEASLVREGNYSDGSWTLFRSALERARTVVADAASASGTIMAADDALRSAVDALTIDEGGYAVLQAESPDQKEGPSLVSERNNSDGNLGGVTEGSWERFDKLDFGGVAPRSISVRYANSQAVNAKASSVDVHAGGADGPVVATVQLPGTAAWQNYSTVQAAVTDADALLDASSATFVFHAPSGQQWVSNFDWYQFSPYDVSSSPATTLAALTAVNSTTTGGGSLPLKLSGGIFENVTNGSWAEWKDTDLRNGADTVTVRYDKPQSRAASDSHIELHLGSKDGPKTVTIPLEYSGSGWGTTATTSVHLDPAVFTGVQDVYAAFVSGTQTDAQPYVGNVHSLTLTQETDAPVAFDATAFRSHSGGGLKSEPAGWSGAGSATSLGGTYDGAWLDYGDVDFGASEKSTVTLTYVNNSARCGTGSAVQLYLDSFDAAGPGAPYATVPLPVTGAAWSAGGTTSLTLPTAITGKHSVHLRLTTNPDSSHPYVANLGRVTFNHVDTPAVTDKSALRKAIAQYEALSGDAGRYDAIDFGVYRRELAAARTAADADGVTQLEADTRTRSLTLAAKQLIPLPRLKLEDLVTTASALDNARYTDVTWKAFTKALAEAKTALADATATDTVLTVRRDALDHAKSALVTKPRTVPATPGAVSATGSGTSVTVAWSAPADTGGSPVTGYRITLSDGHEIKVSDPAARKATFTWLRAGSSYTARVRAVNAVGSSSQSAATAPVVIGGVKPHKPAVTSVVTDGKQVRVTWRTADMGGFPVIGYTVTLGDGTTAHVPATMNTALLTASDKAKAHTATVTAVTLAGTSAGSATKAPARAADPDYEPSPFPDDVLNADYTSDKWPGTGDGSDYFLGLLNGIEDLGTGTIGANTKLPRGAAVTAENDRIAVGINNAATQKEVDRAEVDATNSSTVTMADGLGSRLGPIYSKALKDGLLPKTDALFGRVTKNLDKVEAGKNHYAYMRPYVRLGFVGDGGSIYESQDGSYGSLTTSGSYPSGHTYGGYEAGTVLATLLPELAPSILARTSEYGNNRIVLGFHYPLDVMGGRIGAQATVAHRWADPAFEKLLTQAHTEMENVLLAQCAKEGYGDTLAACQGDSYAGLSADQHVALYTRRLSYGFSQVGKSGQALKTPSDAAALLITAFPNLTTEQRTQVLEQTATDSGYPLDLTGKGGASWERINLAAAMAAKVVVNADGSVTVQNFSDATKGSVADAKSIKVGGVTIDGFDPAVSTYVVDWPKNKKIPAVFAVTAQHGARQKVTSGSPVLSSPVRQFTIRTIKVTSANGSVTRTYTVGFQPTSQDHRPGSGR; from the coding sequence GTGCCCCAGGCACTTCCCGGACCCGCGGGCCGGCATCGCCGGCGCCTGCGTGCGACGGTCGCCACCCTGCTCTCCGGGGCCCTCGGCCTCGCCGCGCTGGCCGGCGGAGGCGCGGCCGCGGCCGCACCCCACGCCACGGCATCCGCGGGGACGTCCGGCGGCACGGACTACACGGCACTCGTCGACCCGTTCGTGTCGACCGCCGGCGACGACGGCAACGACCTCCCCGGCGCCCAGGCGCCCCACGGTCTCGCCAAGGTCAACCCGATGACCACGCCGGGCCGCAACCACTCCGGGTACGACTACAACGAGAAGCAGATAGCCGGGTTCACCGCGACGAACCTCGACGGCGTCGGCGGCTCGGGAGGCGGTGGCGACCTGCTGGTCGTCCCGACCTCCGTGCAGTACGACAAGCGGCCTGTCCCCAGCACGTACGCACACACGTACAGCCACACCGACGAGAGCGCGACGCCCGGCTCGTACGACGTGGGCCTCGGCGCGGTCTCCGGTACCGGGGCGTCGGTCCAGCGGGACTCGGGCACCATCGAGGCCGAGATGACCGCGACGACGCGCACCGCGCTCGAGCGCTACCGCTTCCCCGCCGGGTCGAAGCCCCAGCTCGTCCTCGACCTCGCCAACAACTACACCAGCCGCACCCGTTCGACGTTGAAGGCGACGACCCTTCCCGACGGGACCAGCTCGATCTCCGGGCTCATCGCGGGATCCTTCAACGGCGCGGCGTACCAGCTGTACTACAACGCCACCACGAACGTCCCCGTCACTTCCCTGAAGAGCTGGGGCAGCGACGGCAAGCTGAGTGACGCGACCAGCCGGACCGGCTCCGACACCGGTGCCGTCCTCGGCTTCGACACGTCCGACACGAACGACGTCGAACTGCGCATCACCCTCTCGCCGATCAGCGCGGAACAGGCCGCGACCGACCAGGCAGCCGAGGTGGGCCACCTCACCTTCGACCAGGCGCGCGCCGCCACGAAGGCGGAGTGGAACCGCACGCTCGGCGCCGTCGCCGTGCGCTCCTCGGCGAAGTCCGACCCCGGGTCGACGCTCACCAAGGAGTTCTACACCCACCTGTACCGCATGTACGCGCTGCCGGTGAACGCCACCAGCACCAGCGGCACCTACCGCGGCGCCGACGGCGCGGTGCACAAGGCGAACGGCTTCACGTACTACGACGGCTGGTCGACCTGGGACGACTTCCGGAAGTACTCCGTCGAGGCGTACATCGACCCGGCCACCTACCGGGACATGATCCAGTCCCTCGTCGAGCTCTTCGCCGACACCCGCACCTCGGGCAAGAGCCTCGGCAGCCTCACGCACTCGGTCCCGACCGTGCGCTGGGAGCGTTCGGCCGTGCTCGTCGCCGACGCGCTGTCGAAGGGCTTCAAGAACTTCGACCGGCTCGACGAGGCCTACCCGGCCCTGCTGTCGTACTCCGGCTACTACACCGGCGCGCAGCTGCGCCAGGGATACGTGACGGGTGACCCCGGCACGACCGTCCAGCGCGGCTACGACCAGTGGGCGCTCGCCGTCATCGCCGACGCGCTCGGCAGGAAGGACGACGCGAAGAAGCTGCGCGCGCAGTCCACGATGGCGATCGACAACCTCGTGAAGGCCGGCGCCTGGACCGCGTCCGACGGCACCGAGGTCGGTCTGCTCACCCCCCGCGCGGCGGGCGGCGACTGGCAGAGCGCCGACTACGAGAAGTTCGAGGCGGCCGGTCTCTACCAGGGCACGCTCTGGCAGTACCACTGGTACGACGCGTACGACATGGACCGCCTCATCAAGGCCATGGGCGGCGCCAAGGCCGGCAAGGCCGCGGTCAAGCACATGTTCGGCGAGGACTCCGCCGTCGACGACGGCTCGACCATGCTGCACTCCAACGCGAACGAGATCGACCTGCAGGCCCCGTACCTCTTCAACTACGTCGGCGAGCCCAGCCTGACGCAGAAGTGGGTGCGCTCCATCTACACCGGCTCGACCTGGAACCGCTACATCGCGACGGGTTCCTCGAACGAAGCCCCCAGCTCGGGCGGCCAGTTCACCCCGCCGGTCAAGACGCAGGTCTACAAGCTCTCCCCGAACGGCTTCCTGCCGACCATGGACAACGACGCCGGCACCATGTCGACGATGTTCGTCGGCGCGGCCCTGGGCCTGTTCCCGGTCACCGCCGGTTCCAGCCAGTTCCAGATCGGCAGCCCGTTCTTCGACTCGACGACGATCACCTACGCCAACGGCACCCGGTTTACGGTGAAGGCCGACGGCGTCTCGCCGGACGACTACTACGTGCAGAAGGCGACCCTCAACGGCTCGCGCTTCGACAACACCTGGCTCGACTACTCCCAGATCATCGCCGGCGGCACGCTGGACTTCACCATGGGCTCCAAGCCCTCCCAGTGGGGCGCCCACACGAAGCCCGCGTACTCCCTGAGCACCAGCACGGGTGACGGCGGCACGGGCACCGGCAAGGGCGACACCGTCGTCTCCGCCCGCCCCGGGACCGTCTCCGCCACCGCCGACGGCAAGCTCGGCGGCAGCGTGCAGCTCACCCTGTCCGGCCCGGCGACCTTCGCCGCCCGTACCGGAACCAGCCTCACCAAGACCGGTGCGGCGACCGTGACCGGACTGCCGGCCGGTGTCACGGCGGACCTCCGCGTCAGCGGATCGCGCACGGCGACGCTGTCGCTGAGCGGCACCACGAAGACCGACGCCCGTCTCGGCATCACCTTCCAGGACGCGGCCTTCGCCCACGGCGTGAAGGCTTCCACGGTGCGCGGCACCGGGATATCCCCGACCGACCCGCTCCTCGTCTCCGCCGCCGCGGTGCACCGCAAGGCCCTCGGCGCGTTCGTCGCCGAGGCGTCCCTGGTCCGCGAGGGCAACTACTCCGACGGCTCCTGGACCCTGTTCCGGTCGGCGCTCGAACGCGCGCGGACCGTCGTCGCCGACGCCGCGTCCGCGTCGGGCACGATCATGGCCGCCGACGATGCGCTGCGGTCCGCCGTCGACGCGCTCACCATCGACGAGGGCGGCTACGCCGTCCTGCAGGCCGAGTCCCCCGACCAGAAGGAGGGCCCCAGCCTCGTCAGCGAGAGGAACAACTCGGACGGCAACCTCGGTGGCGTCACCGAGGGGTCGTGGGAGCGGTTCGACAAGCTCGACTTCGGCGGGGTCGCCCCGCGGAGCATCTCGGTCCGCTACGCGAACTCGCAGGCGGTGAACGCGAAGGCGAGCAGCGTCGACGTCCACGCAGGCGGCGCCGACGGCCCCGTCGTCGCGACCGTCCAGCTCCCCGGCACCGCCGCCTGGCAGAACTACAGCACCGTGCAGGCGGCCGTCACCGACGCGGACGCCCTGCTGGACGCCTCCAGCGCGACGTTCGTGTTCCACGCCCCCTCGGGCCAGCAGTGGGTGTCGAACTTCGACTGGTACCAGTTCTCGCCGTACGACGTCTCCTCGTCCCCGGCGACCACGCTCGCCGCGCTGACCGCGGTGAACAGCACCACGACCGGCGGCGGTTCGCTTCCGCTCAAGCTCTCAGGCGGCATCTTCGAGAACGTGACGAACGGCTCGTGGGCCGAGTGGAAGGACACCGACCTCCGTAACGGCGCCGACACCGTCACCGTCCGCTACGACAAGCCCCAGTCGCGCGCGGCGTCGGACTCGCACATCGAGCTGCACCTCGGCTCGAAGGACGGCCCGAAGACCGTCACCATCCCCCTCGAATACAGCGGATCGGGCTGGGGAACGACCGCCACCACCAGCGTGCACCTCGACCCGGCCGTCTTCACCGGCGTCCAGGACGTGTACGCCGCCTTCGTGTCCGGCACGCAGACGGACGCCCAGCCCTACGTGGGCAACGTCCACTCGCTGACCCTGACGCAGGAGACCGACGCTCCGGTGGCCTTCGACGCCACCGCGTTCCGCTCCCACAGCGGCGGCGGCCTCAAGAGCGAGCCGGCCGGCTGGAGCGGCGCGGGTTCCGCCACCAGTCTCGGCGGCACCTACGACGGAGCCTGGCTCGACTACGGGGACGTCGACTTCGGTGCCTCCGAGAAGTCCACCGTCACGCTGACCTACGTCAACAACTCCGCCCGCTGCGGCACCGGCTCCGCCGTCCAGCTCTACCTGGACTCCTTCGACGCCGCCGGCCCCGGCGCCCCGTACGCGACCGTTCCGCTGCCGGTGACGGGAGCGGCGTGGTCGGCGGGCGGGACGACGAGCCTGACCCTGCCCACGGCGATCACCGGCAAGCACTCCGTCCACCTGCGGCTGACGACGAACCCGGACTCGTCGCACCCCTACGTCGCCAACCTCGGCCGGGTCACCTTCAACCACGTCGACACCCCCGCCGTCACGGACAAGTCCGCCCTGCGCAAGGCGATCGCCCAGTACGAGGCGCTGTCCGGCGACGCCGGGCGCTACGACGCGATCGACTTCGGTGTGTACCGGCGCGAACTCGCCGCCGCGCGCACCGCGGCCGACGCCGACGGCGTCACCCAGCTGGAGGCCGACACCCGGACCCGCAGCCTCACCCTCGCCGCCAAGCAGCTGATCCCTCTTCCGAGGCTGAAGCTGGAGGACCTCGTCACGACCGCGTCGGCCCTCGACAACGCGCGCTACACGGACGTGACGTGGAAGGCGTTCACCAAGGCGCTCGCCGAGGCGAAGACCGCCCTCGCCGACGCCACGGCGACGGACACGGTCCTCACCGTACGCCGTGACGCCCTCGACCACGCGAAGTCCGCTCTCGTCACCAAGCCCAGGACGGTCCCGGCCACGCCCGGCGCCGTGTCGGCGACGGGGTCCGGCACGAGTGTGACCGTCGCCTGGTCCGCCCCCGCGGACACCGGCGGTTCCCCGGTCACCGGCTACCGGATCACGCTCAGCGACGGGCACGAGATCAAGGTCTCGGACCCGGCCGCGCGGAAGGCCACGTTCACCTGGCTGCGGGCGGGATCCTCGTACACCGCGCGCGTCCGCGCGGTGAACGCCGTCGGCAGTTCCTCGCAGAGCGCCGCCACCGCACCCGTCGTCATCGGCGGCGTCAAGCCGCACAAGCCGGCCGTGACGAGCGTGGTCACCGACGGCAAGCAGGTCCGCGTGACCTGGCGAACCGCCGACATGGGCGGATTCCCCGTCATCGGCTACACCGTGACCCTCGGCGACGGCACCACCGCGCACGTACCCGCCACGATGAACACGGCGCTGCTGACGGCCTCGGACAAGGCGAAGGCCCACACGGCCACCGTCACCGCGGTCACCCTGGCCGGAACCTCGGCCGGCTCCGCCACGAAGGCCCCGGCGCGCGCCGCCGATCCGGACTACGAGCCGTCGCCCTTCCCGGACGACGTCCTGAACGCGGACTACACGTCCGACAAATGGCCGGGGACCGGCGACGGCAGCGACTACTTCCTCGGCCTGCTCAACGGCATCGAGGACCTCGGCACCGGCACCATCGGCGCCAACACCAAGCTGCCCCGCGGCGCCGCGGTCACCGCGGAGAACGACCGGATCGCCGTCGGCATCAACAACGCGGCCACGCAGAAGGAGGTGGACCGGGCGGAGGTCGACGCGACGAACAGCTCCACCGTCACGATGGCCGACGGCCTGGGCTCCCGGCTCGGCCCGATCTACAGCAAGGCGCTGAAGGACGGCCTGCTGCCGAAGACCGACGCCTTGTTCGGCCGCGTCACGAAGAACCTCGACAAGGTCGAGGCGGGCAAGAACCACTACGCCTACATGCGCCCGTACGTCCGGCTCGGGTTCGTCGGCGACGGCGGCAGCATCTACGAGTCGCAGGACGGCTCCTACGGCAGCCTCACCACCAGCGGCTCGTACCCCAGCGGTCACACCTACGGCGGCTACGAGGCCGGCACCGTCCTCGCCACGCTCCTGCCGGAGCTGGCACCGTCGATCCTGGCCCGCACCTCGGAGTACGGGAACAACCGCATCGTCCTCGGGTTCCACTACCCGCTCGACGTCATGGGCGGCCGCATCGGCGCCCAGGCCACGGTCGCGCACCGCTGGGCCGACCCCGCCTTCGAGAAGCTGCTGACCCAGGCCCACACCGAGATGGAGAACGTGCTGCTCGCGCAGTGCGCGAAGGAGGGGTACGGCGACACGCTGGCGGCCTGTCAGGGTGACTCCTACGCCGGCCTGAGCGCGGACCAGCACGTCGCCCTGTACACCCGCCGTCTCAGCTACGGGTTCTCCCAGGTCGGCAAGTCCGGGCAGGCGCTCAAGACGCCGTCCGACGCGGCGGCGCTGCTGATCACGGCCTTCCCGAACCTCACCACCGAGCAGCGCACCCAGGTCCTCGAGCAGACCGCGACGGACTCCGGGTACCCGCTCGACCTCACCGGAAAGGGCGGTGCGAGCTGGGAGCGCATCAACCTGGCGGCCGCGATGGCGGCGAAGGTGGTCGTCAACGCCGACGGTTCGGTCACGGTGCAGAACTTCTCGGACGCCACCAAGGGAAGCGTCGCCGACGCGAAGTCCATCAAGGTCGGGGGTGTCACGATCGACGGGTTCGACCCGGCCGTGTCCACCTACGTCGTGGACTGGCCGAAGAACAAGAAGATCCCGGCCGTGTTCGCCGTGACGGCCCAGCACGGCGCGCGGCAGAAGGTCACCAGCGGCAGCCCGGTCCTCTCGTCGCCGGTGCGTCAGTTCACCATCCGCACCATCAAGGTGACCTCGGCCAACGGTTCGGTCACCCGGACCTACACGGTCGGGTTCCAGCCCACGTCGCAGGACCACCGGCCGGGCTCCGGCAGGTGA
- a CDS encoding glycoside hydrolase domain-containing protein produces the protein MSTSKRHRLSKRNRYLAWGATGVVVAAGGAFAATSASATTAWPAQKTFTGRAFDACTAPSAAAMKAWHTGFYGAAAVYIGGKNRGCSQPNLTASWVKTVNSQGWKLIPLYVGAQPPCQTGTRNEKMTTAGAAALGATDGKDAVAKAAALGMKAGSALYLDMEPYDIKNTSCNKAVLSYVRAFDKVLHDKTYRAGFYGFSSSSAAAIATATDRTNLPGNLWYAKWDKANTTTTDWPWSKSLYTNHSRGHQYMVNSKEKRGAYTITVDRNAWDGPVAIVG, from the coding sequence ATGTCTACGTCCAAGAGACACCGGCTGTCCAAGCGCAACCGCTACCTCGCCTGGGGCGCCACCGGCGTCGTCGTGGCCGCCGGGGGAGCGTTCGCCGCGACCAGCGCCTCGGCGACCACGGCCTGGCCGGCGCAGAAGACGTTCACGGGCCGTGCCTTCGACGCCTGCACCGCGCCGTCCGCCGCCGCGATGAAGGCCTGGCACACCGGCTTCTACGGCGCCGCCGCCGTGTACATCGGGGGCAAGAACCGCGGCTGCTCCCAGCCGAACCTCACCGCGTCCTGGGTCAAGACCGTCAACTCCCAGGGCTGGAAGCTCATCCCGCTCTACGTGGGCGCCCAGCCGCCGTGCCAGACCGGCACGCGCAACGAGAAGATGACGACGGCCGGCGCCGCCGCGCTCGGCGCCACCGACGGCAAGGACGCCGTCGCCAAGGCCGCCGCCCTCGGCATGAAGGCGGGCAGCGCGCTGTATCTGGACATGGAGCCGTACGACATCAAGAACACGTCCTGCAACAAGGCCGTGCTCTCCTACGTCCGCGCCTTCGACAAGGTCCTGCACGACAAGACCTACCGGGCGGGCTTCTACGGGTTCTCCAGCTCCAGCGCGGCCGCGATCGCGACCGCCACGGACCGCACCAACCTGCCGGGCAACCTCTGGTACGCCAAGTGGGACAAGGCGAACACCACGACCACCGACTGGCCGTGGTCCAAGTCGCTGTACACGAACCACAGCCGTGGCCACCAGTACATGGTCAACAGCAAGGAGAAGCGCGGCGCGTACACCATCACGGTCGACCGGAACGCGTGGGACGGCCCTGTCGCGATCGTCGGCTGA
- a CDS encoding L-serine ammonia-lyase codes for MAISVFDLFSVGIGPSSSHTVGPMRAARMFARRLKNEGLLAHTASVRAELYGSLGATGHGHGTPKAVLLGLEGESPRTVDVEGADARVEEIRASGRINLLGMHDIPFDADEQLVLHRRKALPYHANGMTVLAYDREGAPLLEKTYYSVGGGFVVDEDAVAGQDPIVPEDTVLKHPFRTGDELLRLARETGLSISSLMLENEKAWRTEDEIRAGLLEIWRVMQACVTRGMSREGILPGGLKVRRRAANSARQLRAEGDPQEHAMEWITLYAMAVNEENAAGGRVVTAPTNGAAGIIPAVLHYYMNFAAGGCTEAEKDDSVVRFLLAAGAIGMLFKENASISGAEVGCQGEVGSACSMAAGALAEVLGGSPEQVENAAEIGMEHNLGLTCDPVGGLVQIPCIERNGMAAVKAVTAAKMALRGDGSHMVSLDKVIKTMKETGADMSVKYKETARGGLAVNIIEC; via the coding sequence GTGGCCATCTCGGTCTTCGACCTCTTCTCGGTCGGCATCGGCCCGTCCAGCTCCCACACGGTCGGCCCGATGCGCGCGGCGCGCATGTTCGCCCGCCGCCTCAAGAACGAGGGCCTCCTGGCCCACACCGCTTCGGTCCGCGCCGAGCTGTACGGCTCGCTCGGCGCCACCGGGCACGGCCACGGCACCCCGAAGGCCGTCCTGCTCGGCCTGGAGGGCGAGTCGCCCCGCACGGTCGACGTCGAGGGCGCCGACGCCCGCGTCGAGGAGATCCGCGCCTCGGGGCGCATCAACCTGCTGGGCATGCACGACATCCCCTTCGACGCGGACGAGCAGCTGGTCCTGCACCGCCGCAAGGCACTGCCGTACCACGCGAACGGGATGACGGTCCTCGCCTACGACCGCGAGGGGGCCCCGCTCCTGGAGAAGACGTACTACTCGGTGGGCGGCGGTTTCGTCGTCGACGAGGACGCCGTGGCGGGCCAGGACCCGATCGTCCCGGAGGACACGGTCCTCAAGCACCCGTTCCGCACCGGCGACGAGCTGCTGAGGCTCGCCCGGGAGACCGGGCTGTCGATCTCCTCGCTCATGCTGGAGAACGAGAAGGCCTGGCGGACCGAGGACGAGATCCGCGCGGGCCTGCTGGAGATCTGGCGCGTCATGCAGGCGTGCGTCACGCGGGGCATGTCCCGCGAGGGCATCCTGCCCGGCGGTCTGAAGGTCCGCCGCCGTGCCGCGAACTCCGCCCGGCAGCTGCGCGCCGAGGGCGACCCGCAGGAACACGCGATGGAGTGGATCACCCTCTACGCGATGGCCGTCAACGAGGAGAACGCCGCCGGCGGCCGTGTCGTCACCGCCCCGACCAACGGCGCCGCGGGCATCATCCCCGCGGTCCTGCACTACTACATGAACTTCGCGGCGGGCGGCTGCACCGAGGCCGAGAAGGACGACAGCGTGGTCCGCTTCCTGCTGGCCGCGGGCGCCATCGGCATGCTGTTCAAGGAGAACGCCTCGATCTCCGGCGCCGAGGTCGGCTGCCAGGGCGAGGTCGGCTCCGCCTGCTCCATGGCGGCCGGCGCGCTCGCCGAGGTCCTGGGCGGCTCCCCCGAGCAGGTGGAGAACGCCGCCGAGATCGGCATGGAGCACAACCTGGGCCTGACCTGCGACCCGGTCGGCGGTCTCGTCCAGATCCCCTGCATCGAGCGCAACGGCATGGCGGCGGTCAAGGCGGTCACCGCGGCCAAGATGGCACTGCGCGGCGACGGCAGCCACATGGTCTCCCTGGACAAGGTCATCAAGACCATGAAGGAGACCGGGGCGGACATGAGTGTGAAGTACAAGGAGACGGCGCGGGGCGGACTCGCGGTGAACATCATCGAGTGCTGA